A genomic segment from Thermococcus sp. encodes:
- the csm5 gene encoding type III-A CRISPR-associated RAMP protein Csm5, producing the protein MMLKVLSPLHIGNGNRFTPVDIYPTKGRVYVLDVERLVNDLQRLGVDLEEILALLKNPPREHYVWKGYIEEYHLNPS; encoded by the coding sequence ATGATGCTGAAGGTTCTCTCCCCGCTCCACATCGGCAACGGGAACAGGTTCACTCCAGTTGACATCTATCCGACCAAGGGCAGGGTTTACGTCCTCGACGTCGAGAGGCTCGTTAATGACCTCCAGAGGCTCGGCGTTGACCTTGAGGAAATCCTCGCGCTTCTCAAGAACCCTCCCAGGGAGCACTACGTGTGGAAGGGCTACATCGAGGAGTACCACCTCAACCCCTCGG